The genomic region CGCTGGGCGGCAGAACTCGCCGGATTCTTCCGCCCCTTCTGGCACTGGCTCTTTATTGCGGCGTTTCTCGTCACCTGCGTTTTTGCATTATGGCCCGGATACGCCAACCCGCCTGCGGCGCTTGGATGGCATGTCGTCAACCATCTCATGGCCTTTGTGGTGCTGACCATGCTGGCCCGTGCGGCCTGGCCACAGCTACGCCGGATATGGCTGTTTCTCATTCTTCTGGCCTATGGCGGGCTGATTGAGCTGCTGCAATCCCTGCCTTTCATCAACCGCTCAATGTCGCTCTATGACTGGGCGGTAGATGCGGTGGGCATCGTGCTGGGGCTGGTTCTGGTCTGGATCGCAGGCTGGATTGCCGGCGAGCCCTGGTGAGC from Glycocaulis abyssi harbors:
- a CDS encoding VanZ family protein, with protein sequence MRWAAELAGFFRPFWHWLFIAAFLVTCVFALWPGYANPPAALGWHVVNHLMAFVVLTMLARAAWPQLRRIWLFLILLAYGGLIELLQSLPFINRSMSLYDWAVDAVGIVLGLVLVWIAGWIAGEPW